A region of the Candidatus Palauibacter polyketidifaciens genome:
GGGGATCGAAGGGGGCGGAGCACCCCTCGCCAGAGCTCCCGTGTTATACACGGGGTATGCTGGCTTGTCACCATAACAGTGGCAAGCCAGCCACGCGGGGCACCCGCGAAAACGTCCCACCGGGCACCGCCCGGAACAGCTTCGGCCGGACCGTCGCAGCCAAGCTCCTCGACCTCTTGGCCGCCCGCCTCGCGGACGGCGAGGGCGGACAGGCCGACCACGTTACTCCTCGGCGACGGCGGCGGCTTCTGTCGCGCCGCCGTTTTCCGCCCTGCCTCTACCCTTCGGAGACCCGAGATCGTCGATCTGACGCGATCCTGCGGCCCGCAGATTCCCCGAAATGCCTCCGAAACGGCCTCCGAGCCCCGTCTCGGGGTCAAATCGGCTCCGGGCGGCTCCCTGTTGGTGCGTGACGTACTCGCTCCACGCCTGCATGACCTCGGCGCGGCGCTCCAACAGGTCGGAGCGCTGGTACGCCCGAACGACCAGGCTCCTCGGGACGTGGGCGAGGCAGGCCTCCGCGACCTCCGCCGGGACGCCTGTCTCGGCCATCCACGACCGCGCGCTCGACCGGAACCCGTGAACCGTCGCGGCGACCCCGGCCCGTCGAAGCACACGCCCCGGCGCGTTCCTCGGCAACACCGCGCCGGTCCGCGACGGAAACACCAGCGACGAGTCCGGAGCCAAGGCAAGCGCCCGCTCAAGGACGCCGAGCGCGCCCGTGCTCAACGGAACGGAGAACTCGCGACCGGCCTTCATCCTCGACGCCGGGATCGTCCACACGCCCGCCTCCAGGTCGATCTCGTCCCACCGCGCCCCGCGCGCCTCTCCGGCCCGCACCGCCGTCAACGCGATCATCTCGACGCACGGCATCGCCGACGGGTGGATGTACTTCACCCCGCGAATCACCCGGAGCGCGGCCGCAACCTCCCGATGCGGCAGGGCGCGATAATGGGTGGGCGCATAGCCGTTCGCCCTCGGCAGCGCCGCGACCGCCCGGTCCACCGGGTCGTCCGGGCGGAGATTCTTCCCAACGCACCAGCGGAAGACCGCGGAGAACCGGCGCTTGGCCCTCCGGGCGGCGGCGGGCTTCGATGCCCAGATCGGCGCGAGGCACGCCAGCACGTCCGCGCTCGTGATCCGGTCCACAGGCTTGTCAAGCAGGGGCACGGCGTGGACGCGGAACGTCGCGGCCCACTCCTCGGCCACCGTGCCCCCTGCCTTCCAGCCGTCGCGGTGCAGCTCGATGGTGCGTTCGACCGCCTCGGCGAACGTGGGGACGCCGTGCCCGCGCGGATCGCCGCCGTGGCGGACCGCCCGGCTGTTGTCCAGCGCCTTGCGGCGCGCCTCGGCGAGCGTGATTTCGGGATACGGCCCGAGCCCGACCGAGGTGAGCCGTCCCTCGATCCGAAGCCGCTGGCGCCACGTCTTGCTGATGCGGCCGGCCTTGGTCCGGTGGACCCGGAGGCTCAGTCCCCGCCCGCCTCGGCCGTCGCCGTAGACGCCCGGACGGTTGATCGTGCGGACGAAGGCGGCGGTGAGCGTCCTGGGTCGTTTCATGGTGGGTTCCTTCCCATATGCGTATCACTTATTGCAACACTACACGGAGAAGAATACACGGGATGTTGATAAACTGCAAAGGATGTGGAAACTGCCGCAAGCGACGATAAACCAATGTACTATAGGATGTTACTGGACTACTGGCGGACGGCTGTGGATGGTACTGGAAGCTGTCAATGCAGTCGATGATGGACTGCACGATCTGCGCATTCGAAACTTCACTAGATCGCCGCTTCTCCGCCAGTCGCGGCTCGGCCGGTGCATGGGCCTTCCGGGGGAGGTCCTTCAGCGCGATCCTGGGTGCGCCGGGCCGCCCGGCGT
Encoded here:
- a CDS encoding tyrosine-type recombinase/integrase, which codes for MKRPRTLTAAFVRTINRPGVYGDGRGGRGLSLRVHRTKAGRISKTWRQRLRIEGRLTSVGLGPYPEITLAEARRKALDNSRAVRHGGDPRGHGVPTFAEAVERTIELHRDGWKAGGTVAEEWAATFRVHAVPLLDKPVDRITSADVLACLAPIWASKPAAARRAKRRFSAVFRWCVGKNLRPDDPVDRAVAALPRANGYAPTHYRALPHREVAAALRVIRGVKYIHPSAMPCVEMIALTAVRAGEARGARWDEIDLEAGVWTIPASRMKAGREFSVPLSTGALGVLERALALAPDSSLVFPSRTGAVLPRNAPGRVLRRAGVAATVHGFRSSARSWMAETGVPAEVAEACLAHVPRSLVVRAYQRSDLLERRAEVMQAWSEYVTHQQGAARSRFDPETGLGGRFGGISGNLRAAGSRQIDDLGSPKGRGRAENGGATEAAAVAEE